A window from Macadamia integrifolia cultivar HAES 741 unplaced genomic scaffold, SCU_Mint_v3 scaffold_176A, whole genome shotgun sequence encodes these proteins:
- the LOC122071041 gene encoding cysteine--tRNA ligase 2, cytoplasmic-like, with the protein MADDLHVAEILNGALKGSLTFINSSLGSLKKKQKQQKKQPSPIQSLIEVEKEVKKILDDLGLLSPKTCSEVLQELKEKALIRAGMKEEDVLLMIEERAKARKERNFERSDQIRDQLHAKGIYPEDEGAVTTWWPCVPPEDPKSEDPMCTSTHTVQSVS; encoded by the exons ATGGCTGATGACCTGCATGTTGCTGAGATATTGAATGGAGCTCTAAAGGGATCCCTAACATTCATTAACAGTTCTTTGGGTTCGCTCAAG AAAAAGCAAAAGCAGCAGAAAAAACAACCATCACCCATTCAGTCTCTTATTGAAGTGGAGAAAGAAGTGAAGAAGATTTTGGATGATCTGGGATTGTTGTCCCCTAAAACTTGTTCTGAG GTTTTGCAGGAGTTGAAGGAGAAGGCTCTCATTAGAGCAGGAATGAAAGAGGAAGATGTGTTGCTTATGATTGAGGAAAGAGCTAAggcaaggaaagagagaaattttgaGAGGAGTGATCAAATCAGGGATCAGTTGCATGCCAAGGGCATTTATCCTGAAGATGAGGGTGCAGTAACGACATGGTGGCCTTGTGTTCCTCCTGAAGATCCAAAGAGTGAAGATCCAATGTGTACTTCAACTCATACAGTCCAAAGCGTATCTTAG
- the LOC122071038 gene encoding protein NRT1/ PTR FAMILY 4.6-like: MLLGIIVFAFGIKFYRHQIPSGSPLTRMLQVLVAAFKKRNLPLPENGAELLYQGSLDEEVIGEILPHTQSLRFLDKAAILNGPKGSWSLCSVTQVEETKIVIRMLPIFLSALFAYIPIPQLLTFTIQQGGTMNTKIGKINVSVVSLVTIPIFLQAVILIFYDRLFVPLASKITGRRTGITHLQRIAVGYIIVSLAGVAAALIERKRKSIAEEHGLIKSGGHVPMSVLWLGLQFFGIVIIDVFTYVGLLEFFNSEASRGMKSLGTAFFWCILGLASLLGSTLVELVNKYTRHGNGIGEQGWLGGNNLNQNHLDRFYWLLAILGFVGFLNYLFWATKYVHRKTNADLNDET; this comes from the exons ATGTTACTAGGGATCATAGTATTTGCATTTGGTATTAAATTCTACAGGCATCAAATCCCAAGTGGAAGCCCTCTTACTAGAATGTTGCAG GTTTTGGTGGCTGCATTTAAGAAGAGAAATCTTCCCTTGCCAGAAAATGGAGCAGAATTATTATACCAAGGATCTCTTGATGAAGAGGTGATAGGGGAGATACTCCCACACACACAGAGTCTCCG ATTCCTGGACAAAGCTGCAATTCTGAATGGACCAAAAGGGAGTTGGTCTCTTTGCAGTGTGACCCAAGTAGAGGAGACTAAAATTGTCATCCGAATGCTCCCAATATTCCTAAGTGCTTTATTTGCTTACATTCCCATACCACAACTCTTGACATTTACCATTCAACAAGGAGGTACAATGAACACTAAGATAGGGAAGATCAATGTCTCTGTTGTGTCTCTTGTAACTATCCCCATATTTCTTCAAGCAGTAATCTTAATCTTCTATGATCGGTTATTTGTGCCGCTCGCAAGCAAGATCACCGGGCGTAGAACCGGCATTACCCATTTGCAACGAATCGCCGTTGGCTACATAATAGTCTCATTAGCAGGTGTTGCAGCTGCCTTGAtagagaggaaaaggaaaagcatTGCAGAAGAACATGGACTAATTAAATCAGGAGGTCATGTCCCCATGTCTGTGTTATGGCTTGGGCTGCAATTCTTTGGCATTGTCATCATAGATGTGTTTACCTATGTTGGATTGCTTGAGTTCTTCAATAGTGAAGCATCAAGGGGGATGAAATCGCTTGGAACTGCCTTCTTCTGGTGTATCCTTGGGTTAGCATCCTTGTTGGGATCTACTCTTGTGGAACTAGTTAACAAGTACACCAGACATGGAAATGGTATAGGAGAACAAGGGTGGTTGGGAGGAAACAATTTGAACCAGAATCATCTTGATCGTTTCTATTGGTTGCTAGCCATCCTTGGCTTTGTGGGGTTCTTGAACTATTTGTTTTGGGCTACCAAATATGTGCATAGGAAAACTAATGCAGATCTGAATGatgaaacttga